From one Gammaproteobacteria bacterium genomic stretch:
- a CDS encoding PepSY domain-containing protein, protein MPHRRKHRIKLKSLYVWHRYTGLLAALLVVVLALTGIALNHTEELQLDARFVRSAWVLDWYGIRAPETSTAYATPLAPVTLLGRQLYIGDQPLAGEYHQLIGAEAIQDMLITAVDDHLLLTGPEGELLADLTALDGVPIGLRRLGRDQEGRPVVAASAGYYRPDTDFIHWERLPSAAHDITWAQPQTLAPERRQALEHTFRGRVLPWERVLLDLHSGRVFGPYGIWVMDAAVLLMLFLAASGVLIWLKRKR, encoded by the coding sequence ATGCCACACCGTAGAAAGCACCGCATCAAACTCAAATCGCTGTATGTGTGGCACCGCTACACCGGGCTGCTGGCGGCGCTGCTGGTCGTCGTGCTCGCGCTGACCGGGATCGCGCTCAATCACACCGAAGAACTGCAACTCGACGCGCGCTTCGTGCGGTCGGCCTGGGTATTGGACTGGTATGGTATCCGCGCACCGGAGACATCTACGGCCTATGCCACGCCGCTCGCACCCGTCACGCTGCTTGGTCGGCAGTTGTATATCGGCGACCAGCCGTTGGCCGGCGAATATCACCAGCTGATCGGCGCTGAGGCCATTCAGGATATGCTGATCACGGCCGTGGACGATCATCTGCTGCTGACCGGGCCGGAGGGTGAATTGCTGGCCGACCTGACCGCCCTCGACGGCGTACCCATCGGCCTGCGGCGCCTGGGCCGGGATCAGGAGGGCCGGCCGGTGGTCGCGGCCAGCGCGGGATATTATCGTCCCGATACCGACTTCATCCACTGGGAACGGCTGCCGTCAGCAGCGCACGACATCACCTGGGCACAACCGCAAACCCTGGCGCCGGAGCGGCGCCAGGCGCTGGAGCACACCTTCCGTGGCCGCGTCCTGCCATGGGAGCGCGTACTGCTGGATCTGCACAGCGGTCGCGTCTTCGGGCCTTATGGGATCTGGGTCATGGATGCCGCAGTGCTGCTCATGCTCTTCCTCGCTGCCAGCGGTGTACTGATCTGGCTCAAGCGCAAGCGTTGA
- a CDS encoding FMN-binding protein, whose amino-acid sequence MSRLFFVPALLIALLMTVPRAWAEVYQSPEDFLHEVFAGDVPAPEVLWLTGTVRATAKQILGHDPAQLRVRYWYRDARSAWILEEIGKEQPITTGIVVAAGRIERMHVLVFRESRGWEVRHDFFTDQFAHLGLTVDRNLDGPIDGISGATLSVRALTRLARLALYLHQQIPAAHATP is encoded by the coding sequence ATGAGCCGACTCTTCTTCGTGCCCGCCTTGCTCATCGCGCTGCTGATGACCGTCCCCCGTGCCTGGGCCGAGGTCTATCAGAGTCCCGAGGACTTCCTGCATGAGGTGTTTGCGGGTGACGTCCCCGCGCCCGAGGTCCTGTGGCTCACCGGCACGGTGCGCGCTACCGCCAAGCAGATCCTGGGGCACGACCCGGCACAGCTGCGGGTACGCTACTGGTATCGTGACGCGCGCAGCGCCTGGATCCTCGAGGAGATCGGTAAGGAGCAGCCCATCACCACCGGCATCGTCGTCGCTGCCGGGCGCATTGAGCGCATGCACGTACTGGTCTTCCGCGAAAGCCGCGGCTGGGAGGTGCGCCATGACTTCTTCACCGACCAGTTCGCCCACCTGGGACTGACCGTTGACCGCAACCTGGACGGTCCGATCGATGGCATCTCGGGCGCCACACTGTCGGTGCGTGCGCTGACCAGGCTCGCGCGGCTGGCCCTGTACCTTCACCAGCAGATACCGGCCGCCCATGCCACACCGTAG
- a CDS encoding OprO/OprP family phosphate-selective porin, with product MNPNTPLNLGLAAAMTLFIGSAAAAEPPSTDEMWRIIQEQQKQIEALKSQINQTDQKVEATGDALEQVAATKSGSGGASWTERTRIGGYGELHYNNLEGKGGASDKDELDFHRFVLFFSHQFNDRIRLFSELELEHSVAGDGQKGEVELEQAYLEFDLNDRHRAKGGIFLIPVGILNETHEPPTFYGVERNPVEKNIIPTTWWAGGAALSGELGRGFSYDAGVHEGLNITDASYAVRKGRQKTSEADASDLAYTARLKWTGMPGVEIAGTVQHQTDIRQGLDAAAGSANLYELHTIIGKGPFGLRALYARWDLNGSGPAAVGADEQFGWYIEPSFKFTEQWGVFARYNLWDNAAGDSIDSEKKQIDVGVNFWPHPDVVLKADYQIQDNDDGKEQKGFNLGIGYQF from the coding sequence ATGAACCCCAACACCCCGCTGAACCTGGGGCTGGCCGCTGCCATGACCCTGTTCATTGGCAGCGCCGCTGCCGCCGAACCACCCTCCACCGACGAGATGTGGCGCATCATCCAGGAACAACAAAAACAGATCGAGGCGCTGAAATCCCAGATCAACCAGACCGACCAGAAGGTCGAGGCCACGGGCGACGCCCTGGAGCAGGTCGCCGCCACAAAGTCGGGCAGTGGCGGCGCCAGCTGGACGGAGCGCACCCGCATCGGTGGCTACGGCGAGCTGCACTACAACAACCTGGAAGGCAAGGGCGGCGCCAGCGACAAGGACGAACTCGACTTCCACCGCTTCGTGCTGTTCTTCAGTCATCAGTTCAACGACCGCATCCGTTTGTTCTCCGAACTCGAGCTGGAGCACAGCGTCGCCGGCGATGGCCAGAAGGGCGAGGTCGAACTGGAGCAGGCCTATCTCGAATTCGACCTCAATGACCGGCACCGCGCCAAGGGCGGTATCTTTCTCATCCCCGTGGGCATCCTGAACGAGACCCACGAACCACCCACCTTCTACGGCGTCGAGCGCAACCCGGTCGAGAAGAACATCATCCCCACCACCTGGTGGGCCGGCGGCGCGGCGCTGAGCGGCGAGCTCGGTCGTGGCTTCAGTTACGATGCCGGCGTGCACGAGGGCCTCAACATCACCGACGCCAGCTACGCGGTGCGTAAAGGCCGCCAGAAGACCAGCGAGGCCGATGCCTCGGATCTGGCCTACACCGCGCGTCTGAAATGGACCGGTATGCCCGGCGTGGAGATCGCCGGCACCGTCCAGCACCAGACCGACATCCGCCAAGGGCTGGACGCCGCCGCCGGCAGCGCCAATCTGTACGAGCTGCACACGATCATCGGCAAGGGGCCGTTCGGCCTGCGCGCCCTCTACGCGCGCTGGGACCTGAACGGCAGTGGGCCGGCGGCCGTCGGCGCGGATGAACAGTTCGGCTGGTATATCGAGCCGTCGTTCAAATTCACCGAGCAGTGGGGCGTGTTCGCACGCTATAACCTCTGGGACAATGCCGCCGGTGACAGCATCGACAGTGAAAAGAAACAGATCGATGTCGGCGTGAATTTCTGGCCGCATCCGGACGTCGTACTGAAGGCGGACTATCAGATCCAGGACAACGACGACGGCAAGGAACAGAAGGGCTTCAACCTGGGTATCGGCTACCAGTTCTGA
- a CDS encoding CopD family protein, with product MLWVKAWHIIFVVTWFAGLFYLPRLFVYHADCTDEPGNTRFKIMERKLYAIMTLGALAAGFFGLWLLFVYQWQTLFSTFWLPLKLVLVIALIAYHLYCLRLVRDFRADRNRRSHVFYRWFNEFPALILVAVVLLAVLKPF from the coding sequence GTGCTCTGGGTGAAGGCCTGGCACATCATCTTCGTCGTGACGTGGTTTGCCGGCCTGTTCTATCTCCCGCGCCTGTTCGTCTACCATGCCGACTGCACCGATGAACCCGGCAACACCCGCTTCAAAATCATGGAGCGCAAGCTCTACGCCATCATGACCCTTGGTGCACTGGCGGCCGGCTTCTTCGGTCTGTGGCTGCTGTTCGTCTACCAGTGGCAGACCCTGTTCAGCACGTTCTGGCTGCCGCTGAAGCTGGTGCTGGTCATTGCCCTGATCGCCTATCACCTCTACTGCCTCAGGCTGGTGCGCGACTTCCGCGCCGACCGCAATCGCCGCAGCCATGTTTTCTATCGTTGGTTCAACGAGTTCCCGGCCCTGATCCTGGTCGCTGTGGTACTGCTGGCGGTCCTCAAGCCGTTCTGA
- a CDS encoding TlpA family protein disulfide reductase, translated as MKTKDILLGLFALVLVGALAYVWLSPEGLKRAPEVALRTIDGNEINLAGLRGKPVLVTFWATSCPGCVKEIPHLIELYRDFAPQGLQLVAVAMDYDPPDHVLAMRDARQIPYPIALDSKGEAARAFGDVRLTPTSFLIAPDGRIVRQKIGEMEMADVRAQIRAMLGT; from the coding sequence ATGAAAACGAAAGATATTCTTCTGGGATTGTTTGCCTTGGTACTGGTGGGCGCACTGGCCTACGTCTGGCTGTCCCCCGAGGGCCTGAAGCGGGCCCCCGAGGTCGCCCTGCGTACGATCGACGGCAATGAGATCAACCTGGCCGGGTTGCGGGGCAAGCCGGTGCTGGTCACCTTCTGGGCCACGTCCTGCCCGGGGTGCGTAAAGGAAATCCCACACCTCATCGAGCTCTACCGGGACTTCGCTCCGCAGGGACTGCAACTGGTGGCCGTGGCAATGGATTACGACCCGCCGGATCATGTGCTCGCCATGCGCGACGCCCGGCAGATCCCCTACCCGATTGCCCTGGACAGCAAAGGCGAGGCTGCGCGCGCCTTCGGCGACGTGCGCCTGACGCCGACCTCCTTCCTGATCGCGCCGGACGGGCGCATCGTGCGGCAGAAGATCGGCGAAATGGAAATGGCCGACGTGCGGGCGCAGATCCGCGCCATGCTCGGCACCTGA
- the argC gene encoding N-acetyl-gamma-glutamyl-phosphate reductase: MIRVGVVGGTGYTGVELLRLLVGHGQVELRVITSRSAAGMAVTNMFPNLRGYLDLEFSAPDAATLQGCDLVFFATPNGTAMQMVPELLAAGVRVVDLAADFRLRDPAVWEQWYGMPHACPELLAEAVYGLPEVQRERIRSARLVANPGCYPTAVQLGFLPLIEQGLVERATLIADVKSGVSGAGRKASVGTLFSEAADNFKAYAVPGHRHLPEIRQGLTAAAGEMVGLIFVPHLTPMIRGIHATLYARLIGEPDDLQGVFERRYAAEPFVDVMPAGSHPETRSVRGANHCRIALHRPQDGDTVVILSVIDNLVKGAAGQAVQNMNLMFGLPERAGLDGVALLP, from the coding sequence ATGATCAGAGTCGGTGTGGTCGGGGGCACGGGGTATACGGGAGTCGAATTGCTACGTCTGCTGGTCGGGCATGGGCAGGTCGAACTGCGCGTCATCACCTCGCGTTCCGCCGCGGGCATGGCGGTGACAAACATGTTCCCCAATCTGCGCGGATACCTCGATCTGGAATTTTCCGCACCCGATGCGGCCACCCTGCAGGGCTGCGATCTGGTGTTTTTCGCCACACCCAATGGCACCGCCATGCAGATGGTACCGGAACTGCTTGCGGCCGGCGTGCGGGTGGTCGATCTGGCCGCCGATTTCCGCTTGCGTGATCCTGCAGTGTGGGAACAATGGTACGGCATGCCTCATGCCTGTCCGGAACTGCTCGCCGAGGCGGTCTACGGCCTGCCAGAGGTGCAGCGTGAGCGTATCCGTTCGGCACGCCTCGTGGCCAACCCGGGTTGCTATCCGACGGCAGTGCAGCTGGGTTTCCTACCGTTGATCGAGCAGGGGCTGGTCGAGCGTGCGACCCTGATCGCCGACGTCAAATCCGGTGTCAGCGGCGCTGGTCGCAAGGCCAGCGTCGGTACACTCTTCAGTGAGGCGGCTGACAACTTCAAGGCCTACGCCGTGCCTGGCCACCGGCACCTGCCGGAAATCCGTCAGGGGCTGACAGCGGCTGCGGGCGAGATGGTCGGCCTGATTTTCGTTCCCCACCTCACACCCATGATCCGGGGTATCCACGCCACCCTGTATGCGCGCCTGATCGGGGAGCCGGACGACCTCCAGGGTGTTTTCGAGCGGCGCTATGCGGCCGAACCCTTTGTCGACGTCATGCCGGCCGGCAGCCACCCCGAGACCCGTAGCGTGCGTGGCGCCAACCACTGTCGGATCGCCCTGCACCGCCCCCAAGATGGCGATACCGTCGTGATCCTGTCGGTTATTGATAACCTCGTCAAAGGTGCAGCCGGCCAGGCCGTGCAGAATATGAACCTGATGTTCGGGCTGCCGGAGCGGGCGGGTCTGGATGGGGTCGCGCTTTTGCCCTGA
- a CDS encoding polymer-forming cytoskeletal protein gives MWGRGKKATNTRIGTLIGRDTEIVGDVRFSGGLHIDGSVKGNVIGAGDDAVLMVSEHGRIEGEVRVPDVILNGAVSGDVHASGRIELAPQAKVNGNVYYSLIEMAMGAAVNGSLVHQAAVAAVTGVESRKPSAEEVPASIVRGNS, from the coding sequence ATGTGGGGACGGGGCAAGAAGGCAACGAACACCAGAATCGGTACCTTGATTGGGAGGGACACCGAGATCGTCGGTGATGTCCGCTTCAGCGGCGGCCTGCACATCGATGGTTCCGTCAAGGGCAACGTCATAGGGGCTGGCGACGATGCGGTGCTGATGGTGAGTGAGCACGGCCGGATCGAGGGCGAGGTCCGCGTGCCCGATGTAATTCTCAACGGGGCGGTGAGCGGCGATGTGCACGCGTCCGGCCGTATCGAACTGGCACCTCAGGCCAAGGTGAACGGTAATGTCTATTACAGTCTGATCGAGATGGCCATGGGGGCCGCGGTCAACGGCAGTCTCGTGCACCAGGCGGCCGTGGCGGCGGTAACCGGTGTGGAATCCCGCAAGCCGAGTGCGGAAGAGGTGCCGGCCAGCATCGTCCGGGGTAATTCTTGA
- the erpA gene encoding iron-sulfur cluster insertion protein ErpA: MAETATSVEMEAPLIFTEAAALKVKGLIEEESNPNLKLRVFVSGGGCSGFQYGFTFDEATNDGDTAVEQCGVTLLIDPMSFQYLVGAEIDYKEDLEGAQFVIRNPGATTTCGCGSSFSAG, from the coding sequence ATGGCAGAGACTGCAACCAGTGTTGAAATGGAAGCCCCGCTGATCTTCACCGAGGCTGCGGCGCTCAAGGTCAAGGGCCTGATCGAAGAGGAATCCAACCCGAACCTGAAGCTGCGCGTATTCGTATCGGGCGGCGGCTGCTCGGGCTTCCAGTACGGCTTCACCTTCGACGAGGCCACTAACGACGGCGATACCGCCGTGGAGCAATGCGGTGTGACGCTGCTCATCGATCCCATGAGCTTCCAGTATCTGGTCGGCGCGGAGATCGATTATAAGGAAGATCTGGAAGGCGCACAGTTTGTGATCCGCAATCCCGGCGCGACCACCACCTGCGGCTGCGGCTCGTCATTCTCCGCAGGCTGA